The Mus musculus strain C57BL/6J chromosome 2, GRCm38.p6 C57BL/6J genome has a window encoding:
- the Ttc30a2 gene encoding tetratricopeptide repeat protein 30A2, whose translation MAGLSNSQIPDGEFTAVVYRLIRDSRYSEAVQLLSAELQRSSRSRAGLSLLAYCYYRLQEFELAAECYEQLSQMHPELEQYRLYQAQALYKACLYPEATRVAFLLDNPTFYSRVLRLQAAIKYSEGDLPGARSLVEQLLSGEAGEDSGGENDPDGLVNMGCLLYKEGHYEAACSKFFAALQASGYQPDVSYNLALACYSNRHYAPALKHIANIIERGIRQHPELGVGMTTEGIDVRSVGNTVVLHQTALVEAFNLKAAIEYQLRNYEAAQEALTDMPPRAEEELDPVTLHNQALMNMDAKPTEGFEKLQFLLQQNPFPPETFGNLLLLYCKYEYFDLAADVLAENAHLTYKFLTPYLYDFLDAMITCQTAPEEAFIKLDGLAGMLTEQLRRLTKQVQEARHNRDDEVVIKAVNEYDETLEKYIPVLMAQAKIYWNLENYPMVEKIFRKSVEFCNDHDVWKLNVAHVLFMQENKYKEAIGFYEPIVKKNYDNILSVSAIVLANLCVSYIMTSQNEEAEELMRKIEKEEEQLSYGDPDKKIYHLCIVNLVIGTLYCAKGNYDFGISRVIKSLEPYHKKLGTDTWYYAKRCFLSLLENMSKHTIMLRDSVIQECVQFLEHCEIFGRNIPAVIEQPLEEERMHIGKNTVTYESRQLKALIYEIIGWNM comes from the coding sequence ATGGCAGGGCTGAGCAACTCCCAGATCCCCGACGGTGAGTTCACAGCAGTGGTGTACAGGCTCATCCGCGACTCCCGCTACTCAGAGGCGGTGCAACTGCTGAGCGCAGAGCTGCAGAGGAGCTCCCGCAGCCGCGCAGGGCTGTCGCTGCTGGCCTACTGCTACTACCGCCTGCAGGAGTTCGAGCTCGCTGCAGAGTGCTATGAGCAGCTGAGCCAGATGCACCCGGAACTCGAGCAGTACCGCCTGTACCAGGCCCAGGCGCTGTACAAGGCCTGCCTGTATCCAGAGGCCACCAGGGTCGCCTTCCTCCTGGACAACCCCACCTTCTATAGCCGAGTCCTTCGTTTACAAGCTGCTATCAAGTACAGTGAAGGTGACCTCCCAGGAGCCAGGAGCCTGGTGGAGCAGCTGCTGAGTGGGGAAGCTGGAGAAGACAGTGGAGGGGAGAATGACCCAGATGGTTTGGTCAACATGGGTTGTCTGCTCTACAAGGAGGGACACTATGAAGCTGCCTGCTCCAAATTCTTTGCGGCTTTGCAGGCTTCTGGCTACCAGCCCGATGTATCTTACAACCTAGCTTTAGCTTGTTACAGCAACAGGCACTATGCCCCAGCACTGAAGCATATTGCCAATATCATTGAGCGTGGCATCCGTCAACACCCAGAACTCGGTGTGGGCATGACCACGGAGGGCATTGATGTTCGCAGTGTTGGCAACACTGTAGTCCTTCACCAGACTGCTCTGGTCGAAGCCTTCAACCTCAAGGCAGCCATAGAGTACCAGCTGAGAAACTACGAGGCAGCCCAGGAAGCCCTCACTGACATGCCACCCAGAGCAGAGGAAGAGCTGGACCCCGTAACCCTCCACAACCAGGCTCTGATGAACATGGATGCCAAGCCCACAGAGGGCTTTGAAAAGCTCCAGTTTCTGCTCCAGCAGAACCCCTTTCCCCCAGAGACCTTTGGCAACCTGCTGCTGCTCTACTGTAAATATGAGTATTTTGACCTGGCAGCTGATGTCCTGGCAGAAAATGCCCACTTGACTTACAAGTTCCTCACACCCTATCTCTATGACTTCTTGGATGCCATGATCACTTGCCAGACAGCTCCTGAAGAGGCTTTCATTAAACTTGATGGGTTGGCTGGCATGCTGACTGAGCAGCTCAGGAGACTCACTAAGCAAGTTCAAGAAGCAAGGCATAACAGAGATGATGAAGTTGTCATAAAGGCTGTGAATGAATATGATGAAACTCTTGAGAAATATATTCCTGTACTGATGGCCCAGGCAAAAATCTACTGGAATCTTGAGAATTACCCAATGGTAGAGAAGATCTTCCGCAAATCTGTGGAATTCTGTAATGACCATGATGTGTGGAAGCTGAATGTGGCCCATGTCCTCTTCATGCAGGAGAACAAGTACAAAGAGGCCATTGGTTTCTATGAGCCCATTGTCAAGAAGAATTATGATAACATCCTGAGTGTCAGTGCTATTGTGTTAGCCAACCTCTGTGTTTCCTATATCATGACAAGTCAAAACGAGGAAGCTGAGGAGCTCATGAGGAAgattgagaaggaggaggaacaacTCTCTTATGGTGACCCAGACAAGAAAATCTACCACCTTTGCATTGTGAATTTGGTGATAGGAACCCTGTATTGTGCCAAAGGAAACTATGACTTTGGCATCTCTCGAGTTATCAAAAGCCTGGAGCCTTACCATAAAAAGCTAGGCACCGATACGTGGTATTATGCCAAGAGATGCTTCCTGTCCTTACTAGAGAACATGTCAAAGCACACAATTATGCTAAGGGACAGTGTCATTCAAGAATGTGTCCAGTTTCTAGAGCACTGTGAAATTTTTGGCAGAAACATCCCTGCTGTCATAGAACAGCCCTTGGAGGAAGAAAGAATGCACATTGGAAAAAATACAGTCACATATGAGTCCAGACAGTTGAAAGCTTTGATTTATGAGATCATAGGGTGGAATATGTAG
- the Ttc30a1 gene encoding tetratricopeptide repeat protein 30A1 encodes MAWQSSSKVPDGEFTAVVYRLIRDSRYSEAVQLLSAELQRSSRSRAGLSLLAYCYYRLQEFELAAECYEQLSQMHPELEQYRLYQAQALYKACLYPEATRVTFLLDNPAYQTRVLRLQAAIKYSEGDLPGARSLVEQLLSGEAGEDSGGENDPDGLVNMGCLLYKEGHYEAACSKFLAALQASGYQPDLSYNLALAYYSSRQYAPALKHIADIIERGIRQHPELGVGMTTEGIDVRSVGNTVVLHQTALIEAFNLKAAIEYQLRNFEVAQETLTDMPPRAEEELDPVTLHNQALMNMDAKPTEGFEKLQFLLQQNPFPPETFGNLLLLYCKYEYFDLAADVLAENAHLTYKFLTPYLYDFLDAMITCQTAPEEAFIKLDGLAGMLTEQLRRLTKQVQEARHNRDDEIIKKAMNEYDETLEKYIPVLMAQAKIYWNLENYPMVEKIFRKSVEFCNDHDVWKLNVAHVLFMQENKYKEAIGFYEPIVKKNYDNILSVSAIVLANLCVSYIMTSQNEEAEELMRKIEKEEEQLSYGDPDKKIYHLCIVNLVIGTLYCAKGNYDFGISRVIKSLEPYHKKLGTDTWYYAKRCFLSLLENMSKHMIVLCDGVVQECVQFLEYCELYGRNIPAVLEQPLEEERIHTGKNTVTYESRLLKALIYEVIGWNM; translated from the coding sequence ATGGCGTGGCAAAGCAGCTCTAAAGTTCCCGACGGTGAGTTCACAGCGGTGGTGTACAGGCTCATCCGCGACTCCCGCTACTCAGAGGCGGTGCAGCTGCTAAGCGCAGAGCTGCAGAGAAGCTCCCGCAGCCGCGCAGGGCTGTCGCTGCTGGCCTACTGCTACTACCGCCTGCAGGAGTTCGAGCTCGCTGCAGAGTGCTATGAGCAGCTGAGCCAGATGCACCCGGAACTCGAGCAGTACCGCCTGTACCAGGCCCAGGCGCTGTACAAGGCCTGCCTGTATCCAGAAGCCACCAGGGTCACCTTCCTCCTGGACAACCCCGCCTATCAGACTCGAGTCCTTCGTCTCCAGGCTGCTATCAAGTACAGTGAAGGTGACCTCCCAGGAGCCAGGAGCCTGGTGGAGCAGCTGCTGAGTGGGGAAGCTGGAGAAGACAGTGGAGGGGAGAATGACCCAGATGGTTTGGTCAACATGGGTTGTCTGCTCTACAAGGAGGGACACTATGAAGCTGCCTGCTCCAAGTTCTTAGCGGCCCTGCAGGCTTCTGGCTACCAGCCTGACCTTTCCTACAACTTGGCATTGGCCTATTACAGCAGTCGGCAGTACGCGCCTGCTCTGAAGCATATCGCTGACATCATTGAGCGTGGCATCCGTCAACACCCAGAACTCGGTGTGGGCATGACCACGGAGGGCATTGATGTTCGCAGTGTTGGCAACACTGTAGTCCTTCACCAGACTGCTCTGATTGAAGCTTTCAACCTCAAGGCAGCCATAGAGTATCAGCTGAGAAACTTTGAGGTAGCCCAAGAAACTCTCACTGACATGCCTCCTAGAGCAGAGGAAGAGCTGGACCCCGTAACCCTCCACAACCAGGCTCTGATGAACATGGATGCCAAGCCCACAGAGGGCTTTGAAAAGCTCCAGTTTCTGCTCCAGCAGAACCCCTTTCCCCCAGAGACCTTTGGCAACCTGCTGCTGCTCTACTGTAAATATGAGTATTTTGACCTGGCAGCTGATGTCCTGGCAGAAAATGCCCACTTAACTTACAAGTTCCTCACACCCTATCTCTATGACTTCTTGGATGCCATGATCACTTGCCAGACAGCTCCTGAAGAGGCTTTCATTAAACTTGATGGGTTGGCTGGCATGCTGACTGAGCAGCTCAGGAGACTCACTAAGCAAGTTCAAGAAGCAAGGCATAACAGAGatgatgaaattattaaaaaGGCTATGAATGAATATGATGAAACTCTTGAGAAATATATTCCTGTACTGATGGCCCAGGCAAAAATCTACTGGAATCTTGAGAATTACCCAATGGTAGAGAAGATCTTCCGCAAATCTGTGGAATTCTGTAATGACCATGATGTGTGGAAGCTGAATGTGGCCCATGTCCTCTTCATGCAGGAGAACAAGTACAAAGAGGCCATTGGTTTCTATGAGCCCATTGTCAAGAAGAATTATGATAACATCCTGAGTGTCAGTGCTATTGTGTTAGCCAACCTCTGTGTTTCCTATATCATGACAAGTCAAAACGAGGAAGCTGAGGAGCTCATGAGGAAgattgagaaggaggaggaacaacTCTCTTATGGTGACCCAGACAAGAAAATCTACCACCTTTGCATTGTGAATTTGGTGATAGGAACCCTGTATTGTGCCAAAGGAAACTATGACTTTGGCATCTCTCGGGTTATCAAAAGCTTGGAGCCTTACCATAAAAAGCTAGGCACCGATACGTGGTATTATGCCAAGAGATGCTTCCTGTCCTTACTAGAGAACATGTCAAAGCACATGATAGTGCTTTGTGACGGTGTTGTTCAAGAATGTGTCCAGTTTCTAGAGTACTGTGAACTTTATGGTAGAAACATCCCTGCTGTTTTAGAACAGCCCTTAGAGGAAGAAAGAATTCACACCGGGAAGAATACAGTCACATATGAGTCCAGACTGTTGAAAGCTTTGATTTATGAGGTCATAGGGTGGAATATGTAG